The genomic DNA AACAAGAAATAGAAAAAAGGCTCCTGATGCTGCATTTATTAAGCTTATAACTAAATATAATACTCATCTTTTTGTGATTGACGGTAAGATTTCTTCTGAAGAAGAGGTTAAACGTTTAAATCCAAATAATATTAAAGCTATAGATATTCTTAAAGGATCTGCAGCTATTGCAATTTATGGTAATAGAGGTAAAAACGGTGCCATTTTATTTACATTAAAAAACTCTAATTAAAAGTAAGTATATCAATCTTCATTCTCATGTGCCTCAATATCTTTCGTTAAGTCTAACTTTCTAAATGATGGTGATACCAAGCCAGTTGTTATAACGGTTATTAATGTCATCGTACCTCCAAAAACGACAGCTGTAACAGCTCCCATATACTTGGCTGTTATACCACTTTCAAAAGCACCCAATTCGTTAGAAGACCCAACAAACATTGAGTTTACAGAAGACACACGTCCACGCATATTATCAGGTGTTTTAATTTGTAAAATAGTTTGTCTAATCACCATAGAAACACCATCTGTCATACCGCTAAAGAACAACGCCAGTAGTGAAACCCAAAAAATAGACGATAAACCAAACACAATAATACAAACGCCAAAACCAAAAATAGCTGCTAGTAATTTCATACCAGCATTTTTACTTATTGGTATATATGCTGTGATTAACATCGTTATAAAAGCACCTACTGCAGGAGCTGCACGTAACACACCAAACCCTTCACTACCTACTTTTAAAATATCCTGAGCAAAAACGGGTAATAAGGCAATAGCTCCTCCAAATAAAACAGCTACCATATCTAAAGTCATAGCCCCTAAAATCGCTTTTGTTTTAAATACAAACCGCACGCCTTCTTTAAGGCTTTGTATAACAGGCTCTCCAATTTTGGGGTTTAAAACGGGTTTCTTTTTTATCTGTAATAAAATAATTAAAGACAGTAAGACCAACCCGAAAATAATACAAAGCGACCAATGTACACCTATCCATCCAATGGAAAGCCCTCCGAATGCAGGTCCCAAAACGCCTGCCATTTGCCAAGTAGAACTGTTCCAGGTAGCAGCATTAGGGTATATTTTTTTAGGAACGATTAAAGCAACCAAAGAAAAAATGGTCGGTCCGAAAAAGGAGCGTAAAAAACCTCCAAAAAACACCAAACCATAAATAGAATAAAGTATTGCTTTTGTTGTCCAATCTCCTACAATCTCATCCCAGGTCAATAAAAATAGCCCTAAACTGATTAATGAAAACGCAGAGATACAAGTGGCTAATAAATTTCGTTTTTCTTTCTGGTCTACAATATGCCCCGCGAATAAGGCCATGGTAAACGCCGGAATTATTTCCATAAGCCCTATAATTCCCAAAGAAAGTGGGTCTTTAGTTATGCTATAAACCTGCCACTCAATAACAATAAATTGCATAGACCAGCCAAATACTAATACAAAACGAACCAATAAAAAAATATTGAATTCTTTAATTCGTAAGGCAGCATACGGGTCTTTTTTCGCCATATTTAATTAAAGAATATTGTTTTCATTTTCAGTAAATAAATCTAAATAGTCACTAAACACATAAAGCCTTCCCCTTCGAGCTCCTGTTATTTCTCTAACTATCTTAAGACGTTCCAAATCTTTTAAAAGCTTATATGCTGAAGCTGGAGCCATGTCTATTACATCGGCTACAGTTGCAGCATCAATTATAGGTTTTGTATATAAATGATCAATAATTTTTTTTGCGTTTATTTTTCTACTTTTAAGCGTTTTTATTTTTTGATCTATATTCTTTTGAAGCTGTAAAATTCCTTCAAAAGTAGACACTCCGCTTTTTGCTGTCTCAATTATTCCTGTTAAGAAAAATTTAAACCATTGTGATAAATCATTATGTGTTCTAACCTTCATTAAATTTTCATAATATAAATCTCTATTCTTTTCAAAAAAATCAGACAAATAGAGTATAGGCTGCTTTAATATGCCTTTACTTACTAAATATAAAGTTATTAACAACCTTCCAACTCTTCCATTGCCATCTAAAAAAGGGTGAATAGTTTCAAACTGATAATGAATTAAAGCTATTTTTAATAAATCAGGTAAAAGACTTAACTCATCGTTCGCGAATTTTTCAATGTCAGACATTAAATCATTTATTGAATTATGCGTTGGGGGGATAAATACAGCATCACTAATCGATGCACCTCCAATCCAATTCTGACTTCTTCTATATTCACCTGGAAGTTTATGTTCTCCTCTAACCCCTTGTAATAAAATCTTATGAGATTGTTTAATGAGTCTAGAAGAAAAAGGTAGTGTATGTAACATTTTGACTGCTTCGTTCATAGCAACAATATAATTTTGAACTTCTTCCCAATCATCTCTCTTTTCTTTGACTATGTCTTCTTCACTCAAAAAAGCATCCTCCATAGTAGTTTGAGTACCTTCAATTTTAGATGATTGAGTAGCCTCCTTTGCGATATGCATAC from Flavivirga abyssicola includes the following:
- a CDS encoding MFS transporter, with amino-acid sequence MAKKDPYAALRIKEFNIFLLVRFVLVFGWSMQFIVIEWQVYSITKDPLSLGIIGLMEIIPAFTMALFAGHIVDQKEKRNLLATCISAFSLISLGLFLLTWDEIVGDWTTKAILYSIYGLVFFGGFLRSFFGPTIFSLVALIVPKKIYPNAATWNSSTWQMAGVLGPAFGGLSIGWIGVHWSLCIIFGLVLLSLIILLQIKKKPVLNPKIGEPVIQSLKEGVRFVFKTKAILGAMTLDMVAVLFGGAIALLPVFAQDILKVGSEGFGVLRAAPAVGAFITMLITAYIPISKNAGMKLLAAIFGFGVCIIVFGLSSIFWVSLLALFFSGMTDGVSMVIRQTILQIKTPDNMRGRVSSVNSMFVGSSNELGAFESGITAKYMGAVTAVVFGGTMTLITVITTGLVSPSFRKLDLTKDIEAHENED
- a CDS encoding Fic family protein: MNNFRAGNIVNQGYYKSFQPVFINRYWEITDMEVLSLLSRADRHLGRLDMLDFANLDLYVSMHIAKEATQSSKIEGTQTTMEDAFLSEEDIVKEKRDDWEEVQNYIVAMNEAVKMLHTLPFSSRLIKQSHKILLQGVRGEHKLPGEYRRSQNWIGGASISDAVFIPPTHNSINDLMSDIEKFANDELSLLPDLLKIALIHYQFETIHPFLDGNGRVGRLLITLYLVSKGILKQPILYLSDFFEKNRDLYYENLMKVRTHNDLSQWFKFFLTGIIETAKSGVSTFEGILQLQKNIDQKIKTLKSRKINAKKIIDHLYTKPIIDAATVADVIDMAPASAYKLLKDLERLKIVREITGARRGRLYVFSDYLDLFTENENNIL